The genomic region ACAAGTCGGAACAATTCGAGGCGCGCTTTTCACTGGTGGAGATCCCGCGCTCGCCCTCGTTATTCTTCCAGGATATGGCGGGTTCGCGCCTCCCGGTCGCCGTTGCGCATGGCGAGGGCCGCGCCGAATTCCAGACCGGCGCCGGTCCACGGCAGGCGCTGAACCAGGGATTGGTCGCCTTGCGCTGGGTGGACAATTACGGCAAACCGGCCGAGGTCTATCCCGCGAATCCCAACGGTTCGCCGCTGGGCATCTGCGGTCTCACCACCCCCGACGGCCGATTCACCATCCTGATGCCGCATCCGGAGCGCGTATTCCGCACCGTCGCCAACTCCTGGCATCCGGACGAGTGGGGCGAAGACGGCCCGTGGCTGCGCATGTTCCGCAACGCGCGGAAGTGGATGGGTTGAAAGTGAGGGAATCTCTGAACTATTATCGCTAACCGCCAAGGTCGCCAAGAACGCCAAGATTTTTTACTTATACTTATAATTCAGTTTTTTCTTGGCGGCCTTGGCGCCTTGGCGGTTCAACATAAACTATTCTGAACTTCCTTGGAGAGAATAGGAGGCTCAAGGCCACTGCCTGGCATGGTGCAGCAGGCGCAAAATCTGCACAACATCACCCCGCACCCAGTACACGGCAATGAAGGGGGTCCCCGATATGACCAGCTCACGAGTACCTTGCATACGCCCGGGCCGGCCGATATTCGGTTGATCTACCAGAT from Gammaproteobacteria bacterium harbors:
- a CDS encoding type II toxin-antitoxin system RelE/ParE family toxin codes for the protein MRLEWTLPAFEDIQEAGRYIALDDPRAASRMAERVREAVEYLVDQPNIGRPGRMQGTRELVISGTPFIAVYWVRGDVVQILRLLHHARQWP